The following proteins are encoded in a genomic region of Clostridium kluyveri:
- a CDS encoding methyl-accepting chemotaxis protein, whose amino-acid sequence MNRIKFKNSLRVKSVIIVLSLVFLSSGSITWLNYIKAKQELLNTMDKSASQTVKINAQQLSSWVQTRLAEVTIISNTKEVKSMNPQIAMPYLNGEQKRLQNEYTTIGISDSNGNLMLQDGKGGNFSVDIHTEESFPKIMKGTSFISNPFVDKADSSRFIITAEVPVTDENGKIIGLVSGASSINTVFEANTKFHLGKNDKVFIIDKDGLVLHHPDKKMILKYNMLKDGNPVYNNVIKNLVALKNGKQTIKIDGEERIIFSEAVPDTNWFMILDVPVREYTSVLNNMALMAIGITFAFILCISILIIILLNNFFLRINRIASKIGKIAAGGGNLSETINENHKDEIGQLAINFNKMQKSLGALIGIIVKESNLVKQNIYIVEDNMDKLNERIEDVSATTEQMSAGMEQTAASTHQMNQVSDNVEGTIGSISRRAQECATSAVEIRKKAEVLCNSAYESQKTAAQTSSHVNEKLRNAINQSKEIEKIDALSDSILQIASQTNLLALNASKDHIEYKKFAGKLILTP is encoded by the coding sequence ATGAATAGAATTAAATTCAAGAATTCGCTTCGTGTGAAATCAGTAATTATAGTTCTCAGTTTAGTTTTTTTAAGTTCAGGTTCTATTACATGGCTAAATTATATAAAGGCAAAACAGGAGCTCCTAAATACAATGGATAAAAGTGCCTCCCAGACTGTTAAAATCAATGCACAGCAATTATCATCGTGGGTACAAACAAGGCTTGCTGAAGTGACAATTATTTCAAACACAAAAGAAGTAAAATCCATGAATCCCCAGATCGCCATGCCTTATCTTAATGGGGAGCAGAAAAGACTGCAAAATGAATACACAACAATAGGTATTTCTGATTCCAACGGAAATCTGATGCTGCAAGATGGAAAAGGAGGTAATTTTTCCGTTGACATACATACTGAAGAATCCTTTCCTAAGATAATGAAGGGGACAAGCTTTATTTCAAATCCTTTTGTTGACAAGGCGGATTCATCACGTTTTATTATTACGGCTGAAGTTCCCGTTACAGATGAAAATGGTAAAATTATAGGATTGGTAAGTGGTGCAAGCTCAATAAATACGGTATTTGAGGCAAATACTAAGTTCCATTTAGGGAAAAATGACAAGGTATTTATTATTGATAAAGACGGTTTGGTTCTTCATCATCCAGATAAAAAAATGATTTTAAAATATAATATGCTTAAGGATGGAAATCCAGTATATAATAATGTTATTAAAAACCTTGTTGCTTTAAAAAATGGAAAACAGACAATCAAGATTGACGGTGAAGAAAGGATAATTTTTTCTGAGGCCGTGCCCGATACGAATTGGTTTATGATCCTTGATGTACCTGTAAGGGAATATACAAGTGTTTTGAATAACATGGCTTTGATGGCAATTGGTATAACATTTGCCTTTATTCTATGTATCAGTATATTGATCATTATATTGTTAAATAACTTTTTCTTGAGAATTAACAGAATTGCTTCAAAAATAGGTAAAATTGCAGCCGGAGGCGGAAATTTAAGTGAAACGATTAATGAAAATCATAAAGATGAAATAGGACAGCTTGCAATTAACTTTAATAAAATGCAGAAATCACTTGGGGCATTGATTGGTATCATTGTAAAGGAATCTAATTTAGTTAAACAAAATATATATATCGTAGAAGACAATATGGATAAGTTAAATGAGAGAATTGAAGATGTTTCGGCCACCACCGAGCAGATGTCGGCAGGCATGGAGCAAACAGCAGCTTCAACCCATCAAATGAATCAAGTATCCGATAATGTGGAAGGCACTATTGGTTCAATTTCAAGAAGGGCTCAGGAGTGCGCAACTTCTGCTGTAGAAATCAGAAAAAAGGCGGAAGTTCTTTGCAATAGTGCTTATGAATCACAGAAAACTGCAGCCCAAACCAGTTCACATGTAAATGAGAAGCTTAGAAACGCAATTAACCAATCAAAAGAGATTGAAAAAATAGATGCTCTGTCTGATTCCATATTGCAGATTGCCTCTCAGACAAATCTTTTGGCATTAAATGCCTCTAAGGATCATATTGAATATAAGAAATTTGCAGGAAAGTTAATTCTTACACCTTAA
- a CDS encoding TIGR04076 family protein, with protein sequence MEHVVIEVIESKCNCYRKGDKISIKNALIDMENTDNICVMALQSFFPFVFAARKGVTPEQMGFGEKLIVQCPDYCDEVIFQIKKI encoded by the coding sequence ATGGAACATGTTGTAATAGAAGTTATAGAATCTAAATGTAATTGTTATAGAAAAGGGGACAAGATATCTATAAAAAATGCACTTATAGATATGGAAAATACAGATAATATATGTGTAATGGCATTACAATCTTTTTTTCCCTTTGTATTTGCCGCTAGAAAAGGTGTTACCCCTGAACAGATGGGCTTTGGAGAAAAACTTATAGTTCAATGTCCTGATTACTGTGATGAAGTTATATTCCAAATTAAAAAAATTTAA
- a CDS encoding IS110 family transposase, protein MNNRIIVPNTLILGIDIAKENHYGQFVVNGEYIKKPFLIKNTRESFECLLDSIRQLKAKYNLDYVLVGMEPTGHYWKSLAYYLKSQGIELCLVNPYHVNKIKELEDNSPTKNDKKDAKIISKLIYQGQYLNCMFEEELYVNLRLCSNNRQELKKQFISEKVRLIALLDEYFPEFKKMFSDILGKSALCILKTCPFPQDIVNIGVSELTQKLLDATHNRVGFKKAELVFNAAKTSIGVPVGLEGARYRLRLILRQLEALQKELDDVEKLMEEYLLQTGYSEYLLSIKGVGIVTAAGFLAEIGDISKYDSYKQIQKVAGLNLKETSSGMKKGKTKISKRGRSNLRNILYQAATVMVAKNAAFKEIYTHLTKRQENQLTGKQAIVALSVRLIKVMYTLCKKKTTYTHDKVHGLTSYQQAA, encoded by the coding sequence ATGAATAATCGAATTATAGTTCCTAACACATTAATATTAGGGATAGACATAGCAAAGGAAAATCACTATGGTCAATTTGTAGTAAATGGTGAATATATAAAAAAGCCGTTCCTTATAAAGAATACCAGAGAATCTTTCGAATGTCTATTAGATTCAATCAGACAATTAAAGGCGAAATATAACTTAGATTATGTATTAGTAGGAATGGAGCCAACAGGTCACTATTGGAAGAGTCTTGCTTACTACTTAAAAAGTCAAGGGATAGAGCTATGCTTGGTCAATCCATATCATGTTAATAAAATTAAGGAGCTTGAAGATAATAGTCCAACTAAGAATGACAAAAAAGATGCCAAGATTATTTCTAAACTTATATATCAAGGTCAATACCTAAACTGCATGTTTGAGGAAGAACTCTACGTAAATCTTCGATTATGCAGCAACAATAGGCAAGAGCTAAAAAAACAGTTTATCTCAGAAAAAGTAAGACTAATAGCGCTATTAGATGAATACTTTCCAGAATTTAAAAAGATGTTTTCAGATATCTTAGGAAAGTCCGCTTTATGTATACTGAAAACATGTCCTTTCCCACAAGATATAGTGAATATAGGAGTTTCTGAGCTTACTCAAAAGCTTCTAGATGCTACACATAATCGTGTTGGATTTAAGAAAGCAGAGCTGGTTTTTAATGCAGCTAAAACTTCAATAGGAGTGCCTGTAGGGCTTGAAGGGGCCAGATATAGATTAAGGCTTATTTTAAGGCAATTAGAAGCTTTACAAAAGGAACTAGATGATGTGGAAAAGCTCATGGAAGAATATCTTTTGCAGACAGGTTATTCAGAATATTTACTTAGCATAAAAGGTGTAGGCATAGTAACAGCTGCGGGTTTTCTAGCTGAAATTGGAGACATATCAAAATATGACAGCTATAAGCAAATACAGAAAGTGGCAGGACTTAACTTGAAAGAAACCAGCTCTGGCATGAAAAAAGGTAAAACTAAAATTAGTAAAAGAGGTCGTTCAAATTTAAGAAATATTCTATATCAGGCAGCAACTGTTATGGTAGCTAAGAATGCTGCATTTAAAGAAATATATACCCATTTAACGAAAAGACAGGAAAATCAATTAACCGGAAAACAAGCAATAGTTGCACTAAGTGTAAGACTTATAAAAGTTATGTACACTTTATGCAAGAAAAAAACAACATATACACATGACAAAGTTCATGGGTTGACAAGTTATCAACAAGCAGCTTAA